A region from the Chanodichthys erythropterus isolate Z2021 chromosome 5, ASM2448905v1, whole genome shotgun sequence genome encodes:
- the LOC137020437 gene encoding LOW QUALITY PROTEIN: androgen-dependent TFPI-regulating protein (The sequence of the model RefSeq protein was modified relative to this genomic sequence to represent the inferred CDS: deleted 2 bases in 1 codon), translating into MKFVFQQQTLTADMTGFLKKFYHIVAFSWYAFVIQSIFAKGDSELPPGIFVYGGPWKYLTFLNLVLQMVFFGMASVNDLQPVGKGSKMSFLCLCKDCLFSVFVFPVGMFVVLLFWLIFAYDRELVYPASMDNFFPQWMNHAMHSLVLPILFGEILLEPHIYPKTRNGLAALGFVGLAYLGWIVWVYLTVGVWVYPLLGLFSSSGLTVFFFHNMLVVSLLFLLGQTLNHKVWGEKRARS; encoded by the exons ATGAAATTTGTATTTCAGCAACAGACTTTA ACTGCAGACATGACTGGCTTTTTGAAGAAATTTTACCACATAGTTGCTTTCAGCTGGTATGCCTTTGTCATTCAGTCTATTTTTGCAAAAGGGGATTCAGAGCTGCCACCTGGGATCTTTGTCTATGGCGGACCCTGGAAATACCTAACATTTTTAAACCTG GTCTTACAGATGGTGTTTTTTGGAATGGCATCTGTGAATGACCTCCAGCCTGTGGGGAAAGGCTCCAAAATGTCATTTCTTTGCCTCTGCAAGGACTGCCTCTTTTCCGTCTTTGTGTTTCCAGTGGGAATG TTTGTAGTTCTGCTGTTTTGGCTGATTTTTGCCTATGACCGAGAGCTGGTCTATCCAGCTTCAATGGACAACTTCTTCCCTCAATGGATGAATCATGCTATG CACAGTCTTGTTCTCCCAATCTTGTTCGGCGAGATCCTGTTGGAGCCACATATCTATCCGAAAACTAGGAATGGTTTAGCAGCTTTGGGATTTGTTGGTCTCGCTTACTTAGGATG GATTGTTTGGGTGTATCTAACAGTGGGAGTCTGGGTTTACCCTTTACTGGGGCTGTTCAGCAGCTCAGGATTGACTGTCTTCTTCTTTCATAACATGCTTGTTGTGTCGTTGCTGTTCTTACTGGGTCAAACTCTGAACCATAAAGTTTGGGGTGAGAAAAGAGCAAGATcatag
- the fam83ha gene encoding serine-rich adhesin for platelets, with translation MAHRSQCSSAGDNPLDPNYLPPHYREEYRMAIDALVDTDLEGYYGFLKMVDVVDFLSRTEIEYIKCNVQAPYQTAQLEKRCMTEDVDGSSDTYWPVHSDHDAPGLDLGWPQQYRFVGPTEVTTLVNPPDPEMPSIKEQVRRMIKSAQQVIAVVMDMFTDVDIFADILGAATRGVAVYVLLDELNAQHFVAMVNNCRVNLDEIKFMRVRTVSGSTYSCRTGKSFKGQMMSRFILVDCRAVLSGNYSFMWSFEKIHRCLAHLFLGQLVTTFDEEFRILFAHSEPLVVENVLANMPHYDREPEGYYNTEKTHMFNRQYPAMGMEWAERSAEEHMNVGHKMLPFRSESIHSAGEANPSVQRHMNLHAGQQHRGGHQFIEHGRQMRGPTEMVGLKRHSYGNIPDYEYLPPQNHPTMKGNQYIEGAVLQGGHFARDPNIYQGAGLQSGYDMYGKFTGQGHHIDQFSGSSFPHEGDEAEPTGAYDHVQRYLQSHSAMEEEYGPRNVLPPVQSNIKRHSRGQSYTCQTSPTQPNLPEQKRFFNVNRKPQDMSQKQGLRDWRISSYLSAYDDAGELDLAELEGSSTCSDIPCFTQEAPCGPVRAEIRPDVPCFTQGAPRAPVRAEIRPGNREFNRVPAPRENPMFVQIQNDSVVPDISVNHPTVLSQINIKTTPTSTSESSCTTEGDKMEETQNREPKETNRISEEFLKRKPSRPVQRSSRLRHSLIFSSNLELNTSGDMKDTAEEKEDNETSKPLARVSHILDKKRTSSTFQPFQWSNFVKSATFDNSAIESAQPEDELNKLGENSDLDKVENSQKLQTKGPLQEKDQPQTAVPERRDECPSNLLQKSSSLIDMNDPDCRLRYFKELAAKRKLAAAKVPQSNPVKATQKFTLPEKPSTTDADKNAGPVFKTPETTLKTKNTTVPAPETKETCKDTKCEESSKDIMHRATDAEKIQFKKRLAEESGSTFFQKDTDPTLKPVEEAKTVSTAKNQTSPILNIFAQKPFCALSGESTDPCASSSSEPCSKNSLTTLVAQAESVAFNTPSTESGLIQFHSPKETDHSHAVLTGSCPPVKLPQTKCMSPLCTTQSEGSLFANDSQTLAQSSPNISSTCSDTVSLDSNSKPSLAIVDTCVPSKRDHINNVPSPSFSTAGISSSQHPTATKADSFQHLTEIVEDFSRHSTAVGSEPSAAESACSQHPSAAETDSSQQTAASVVDSSQHHTTKESDPKPTATGTEPYKQSTPSATDSSQQPTGTVTDSSQPPIVIETDSSQKPIAMETNISQQSTASVVDAIQQSTASGAVAPQKHTAIECELSTEPFRQPPVLGAGSSHQPTTTVTHSSQPPTAIVTDSSQKPTAIETDTSQQSTASVVDAIQQPTATETDSSQQPTATVPDSSQQLTAKVTDSSRQPTATITDSSQQLTAKVTDSSRQPTATITDSSQQSTARVRDTTQKPNATETDSSQQTTATITDSSQHPTATETVSSQQCTATITDFSQKPTATETDSSQQPTTSEIDISQQPSATVTDSSQQPTTTEIDASQQPSMTETDFSQQPTATETDSSQKPTATVTDSSQQPTATETDSSQKPTATVTDSSQQPTATETDSSQKPTATETDSSQKPTATETDSSQQPTATETDSSQKPTATETDSSQKPTATETDSSQQPTATETDSSQKPTATVTDSSQKPTATVTDSSQKPTATETNSSQQPTTTVTDSSQQPATTETDSSQKNTSTVSDSLHQLIAKDTDLSQKLIAKDTDLSQQLTVTESESSQNSTKLMVDTSKHPIEPVNESLQHINATESDCEIEKKKKDDNLSEPFSKPVPDAKITQADNSVSQITVITDLSSTAEHSQSDTVPPCDSQTQAGTKPRITPVVKDTDNDDLTSLNSVEVSSTQPLSSPQICLSTNEINSTQGITQLQSCISSNPMESSCINDSKPEKTDECQKNETITEHSQRHESSAIAEGPEITQTEVSTAPDPKQTTPEVENFAEGSEKSDVTIHSNSENSVIQSSVAKNAKSIMSAHQSSTANVISCSNLRDDTKVLLEQISAKNQRRSSQSKETLAAPNEAKEGEVSSADKLFSNYLGRPWSSKATPEERDMVLQKMEKMRKERKVYSRFEAS, from the exons ATGGCTCATCGTTCCCAGTGCTCCTCTGCCGGGGACAACCCCCTGGACCCCAACTACCTTCCCCCTCACTATCGTGAGGAATACCGAATGGCTATCGACGCCCTGGTTGACACTGACTTGGAGGGCTACTATGGGTTTCTTAAGATGGTAGATGTGGTTGATTTTTTATCCCGTACAGAGATTGAGTATATCAAATGCAATGTGCAAGCTCCATACCAGACCGCCCAACTAGAGAAGAGATGCATGACTGAAGATGTAGATGGTTCTTCTGACACTTACTGGCCGGTACATTCAGACCACGATGCTCCGGGCCTTGACTTAGGCTGGCCACAGCAATACAGATTTGTTGGACCTACTGAGGTCACTACATTGGTGAACCCGCCTGACCCCGAGATGCCCAGTATTAAAGAGCAAGTCCGCAGAATGATCAAGAGTGCACAACAA GTTATCGCTGTGGTGATGGATATGTTTACCGATGTTGACATCTTTGCTGATATCCTTGGTGCGGCGACACGTGGTGTGGCTGTTTATGTTCTTCTTGATGAACTGAATGCTCAACATTTTGTTGCGATGGTGAACAACTGTAGGGTGAATCTGGATGAGATAAAA TTCATGCGGGTAAGAACTGTGTCTGGTAGTACCTATTCCTGCCGCACAGGGAAGAGCTTTAAAGGTCAGATGATGAGTCGCTTTATTCTGGTAGACTGCAGAGCTGTTTTAAGTGGCAACTATAG CTTCATGTGGTCTTTTGAGAAGATACATCGATGCCTTGCTCATCTGTTTCTGGGACAGCTTGTAACCACCTTTGATGAAGAGTTTCGGATTCTGTTTGCCCATTCAGAGCCACTCGTTGTTGAAAATGTTTTGGCAAATATGCCACACTACGACAGGGAACCTGAAGGCTACTACAACACAGAAAAGACCCACATGTTTAACAGACAATATCCAGCTATGGGTATGGAATGGGCTGAACGCAGTGCAGAAGAGCATATGAATGTGGGTCACAAAATGTTACCCTTTAGGAGTGAATCCATTCACAGTGCAGGAGAAGCAAATCCTTCTGTTCAGAGGCACATGAACCTGCATGCTGGTCAACAACATAGAGGGGGCCATCAATTTATAGAGCATGGAAGGCAAATGAGAGGACCAACTGAAATGGTTGGCTTAAAAAGGCATAGCTACGGAAATATACCTGATTATGAATACCTGCCTCCTCAAAACCATCCAACAATGAAAGGAAACCAGTACATAGAGGGAGCTGTGCTCCAGGGTGGCCATTTTGCAAGGGATCCAAATATTTACCAGGGAGCTGGATTACAATCTGGTTATGACATGTATGGGAAGTTTACAGGCCAAGGCCACCACATTGATCAGTTTTCAGGGTCTAGCTTCCCTCATGAGGGAGATGAGGCTGAACCAACTGGAGCTTACGACCATGTTCAAAGATACCTGCAGTCTCACTCGGCTATGGAGGAAGAATATGGTCCAAGAAATGTATTGCCACCTGTGCAGTCTAATATTAAGAGACACAGCAGGGGTCAGTCTTATACCTGTCAGACCTCACCAACACAACCAAACCTGCCAGAACAGAAGCGTTTCTTTAATGTAAACCGCAAACCACAGGATATGAGTCAAAAGCAAGGCCTGAGAGACTGGAGGATCAGCTCATACCTTAGTGCATATGATGATGCAGGAGAACTGGATTTAGCTGAACTTGAAGGATCCAGCACATGTAGTGACATTCCATGTTTTACGCAGGAAGCTCCTTGTGGTCCTGTACGTGCTGAAATTAGACCAGACGTTCCATGTTTTACGCAGGGAGCTCCTCGTGCTCCTGTACGTGCTGAAATTAGACCAGGAAACAGAGAGTTTAACAGGGTACCTGCACCTAGGGAAAATCCCATGTTTGTCCAGATTCAGAATGATTCGGTTGTGCCTGATATTTCAGTAAATCATCCAACAGTCTTATCACAAATAAATATCAAAACAACACCAACATCAACTTCAGAGTCTTCTTGCACCACTGAGGGTGACAAAATGGAGGAGACGCAGAACAGAGAACCTAAAGAGACAAACCGGATAAGTGAAGAGTTCCTCAAGAGGAAACCCAGCCGCCCTGTCCAGAGGAGTTCCAGACTGAGACACTCACTGATATTCAGTTCAAATTTGGAGTTGAATACATCAGGAGATATGAAAGATACTGCAGAAGAAAAGGAAGACAATGAAACTTCAAAACCTTTAGCTCGGGTCTCACATATCTTGGATAAAAAGAGGACTAGTTCTACATTTCAACCATTTCAGTGGAGCAATTTTGTAAAGTCAGCCACATTTGATAACTCTGCCATAGAGTCTGCACAACCTGAGGATGAACTGAACAAACTGGGTGAAAATTCTGATTTAGATAAAGTTGAAAACTCCCAAAAACTTCAAACAAAGGGTCCTCTGCAAGAAAAAGATCAACCTCAAACAGCAGTTCCTGAAAGAAGGGATGAATGTCCATCTAATCTATTGCAAAAGTCATCTTCTTTGATAGATATGAATGACCCTGACTGCAGACTGAGGTATTTCAAAGAGTTGGCAGCTAAACGCAAACTTGCAGCAGCAAAGGTTCCTCAGAGCAATCCGGTGAAAGCCACCCAAAAGTTTACTCTACCAGAGAAACCTTCAACCACTGACGCAGATAAAAATGCAGGACCTGTTTTCAAGACCCCAGAAACTACACTTAAGACAAAAAATACCACTGTCCCAGCACCAGAGACCAAAGAAACCTGTAAAGACACCAAATGTGAGGAATCAAGTAAAGACATCATGCATAGAGCTACTGATGCAGAAAAAATTCAATTTAAGAAAAGACTTGCTGAAGAATCTGGCTCCACATTTTTTCAAAAAGACACTGATCCAACTCTAAAACCTGTTGAAGAGGCAAAAACAGTATCTACAGCTAAAAACCAGACATCCcccattttaaacatttttgcacAAAAGCCTTTCTGTGCTTTGTCTGGTGAGTCCACAGATCCTTGTGCAAGCTCATCATCAGAACCTTGCTCAAAAAACTCCCTTACTACATTGGTAGCTCAAGCAGAATCTGTTGCATTCAATACTCCCTCAACAGAATCCGGCCTCATCCAATTTCACAGTCCAAAAGAAACAGACCACTCCCATGCTGTTTTGACAGGGAGTTGTCCGCCAGTAAAGTTACCACAGACAAAGTGTATGTCACCACTTTGCACCACTCAAAGTGAGGGCTCTCTATTTGCAAATGACTCCCAAACTCTTGCACAGAGCTCACCCAATATTTCTAGCACATGCTCTGATACTGTATCTTTGGATTCAAATTCCAAACCAAGCCTTGCAATTGTAGATACTTGTGTACCCTCAAAACGTGACCACATAAATAATGTTCCCTCCCCATCATTTTCTACAGCTGGAATTAGTTCCTCTCAACACCCCACTGCAACAAAGGCAGACTCATTTCAGCACCTCACTGAAATTGTAGAAGATTTTTCCAGACACTCCACCGCAGTAGGGTCTGAACCATCTGCAGCAGAAAGTGCATGTTCACAACACCCCTCTGCAGCAGAGACGGACTCTTCTCAGCAGACCGCTGCATCAGTGGTAGACTCTTCCCAACATCACACTACAAAAGAAAGTGACCCAAAACCCACTGCAACCGGTACAGAACCTTACAAACAGAGTACTCCATCAGCCACAGACTCTTCACAGCAGCCCACTGGAACAGTCACAGACTCTTCCCAACCACCTATTGTAATAGAGACAGATTCTTCTCAAAAGCCCATTGCAATGGAGACAAACATTTCTCAGCAGTCCACAGCATCAGTGGTAGACGCCATTCAACAGTCAACTGCATCAGGGGCAGTCGCACCCCAAAAGCACACAGCAATAGAATGTGAACTTTCCACAGAACCTTTCAGGCAACCACCTGTATTGGGAGCAGGCTCTTCTCATCAGCCTACTACAACAGTCACACACTCTTCTCAACCACCCACTGCAATAGTGACTGATTCTTCTCAAAAACCCACTGCAATAGAGACAGACACTTCACAGCAGTCCACAGCATCAGTGGTAGATGCCATCCAACAGCCAACTGCAACAGAAACAGACTCTTCCCAGCAGCCCACTGCAACAGTCCCAGACTCTTCCCAGCAGCTCACTGCAAAAGTCACAGACTCTTCTCGGCAGCCCACTGCAACAATCACAGACTCTTCCCAGCAGCTCACTGCAAAAGTCACAGACTCTTCTCGGCAGCCCACTGCAACAATCACAGACTCTTCCCAGCAATCCACTGCAAGAGTCCGAGACACTACCCAGAAGCCCAATGCAACAGAGACAGACTCTTCCCAACAGACCACTGCAACAATCACAGACTCTTCCCAGCATCCCACTGCAACAGAGACTGTGTCTTCCCAGCAGTGCACTGCAACAATCACAGACTTTTCCCAGAAGCCCACTGCAACAGAGACAGATTCTTCCCAGCAGCCCACTACAAGTGAAATAGACATTTCCCAGCAGCCCAGTGCAACAGTAACAGACTCTTCCCAGCAGCCCACTACAACAGAAATAGACGCTTCCCAGCAGCCCTCTATGACAGAAACAGACTTTTCCCAGCAGCCCACTGCAACAGAGACAGATTCTTCCCAGAAGCCCACTGCAACAGTGACAGATTCTTCCCAACAGCCCACTGCAACAGAGACAGATTCTTCCCAGAAGCCCACTGCAACAGTGACAGATTCTTCCCAACAGCCCACTGCAACAGAGACAGATTCTTCCCAGAAGCCCACTGCAACAGAGACAGATTCTTCCCAGAAGCCCACTGCAACAGAGACAGATTCTTCCCAACAGCCCACTGCAACAGAGACAGATTCTTCCCAGAAGCCCACTGCAACAGAGACAGATTCTTCCCAGAAGCCCACTGCAACAGAGACAGATTCTTCCCAACAGCCCACTGCAACAGAGACAGATTCTTCCCAGAAGCCCACTGCAACAGTGACAGATTCTTCCCAGAAGCCCACTGCAACAGTGACAGATTCTTCCCAGAAGCCCACTGCAACAGAAACAAACTCCTCCCAGCAGCCCACTACAACAGTCACAGACTCTTCCCAGCAGCCTGCTACAACAGAGACAGATTCTTCCCAGAAGAACACCTCAACAGtctcagactctttgcatcagcTCATTGCAAAAGACACTGATTTGTCCCAGAAGCTCATTGCAAAAGACACTGATTTGTCCCAGCAGCTCACTGTAACAGAAAGTGAATCATCCCAAAACTCTACTAAACTGATGGTTGACACTTCCAAACATCCTATTGAACCAGTAAATGAATCCCTTCAACACATCAATGCAACAGAGTCTGACTGTGAGattgagaaaaagaaaaaagatgatAACTTATCCGAACCCTTCAGCAAACCCGTTCCAGATGCTAAAATTACACAAGCAGACAATAGTGTATCTCAAATTACAGTCATTACAGACTTAAGTTCCACAGCTGAGCATTCCCAATCTGATACTGTTCCACCTTGTGATAGCCAAACACAAGCAGGGACCAAACCACGTATAACTCCTGTGGTAAAAGACACTGACAATGATGATTTAACCAGTCTCAATTCAGTGGAGGTGAGCTCAACTCAGCCTTTAAGTTCACCACAGATTTGCCTGTCCACAAATGAGATTAACTCAACTCAGGGAATCACACAATTACAATCTTGCATATCATCAAACCCTATGGAATCTAGTTGTATAAATGACTCAAAACCTGAGAAAACAGATGAGTGCCAGAAGAATGAGACCATTACAGAGCACTCTCAGAGGCATGAATCTTCGGCTATAGCTGAAGGGCCTGAGATAACTCAGACAGAGGTGTCTACAGCCCCAGACCCTAAACAAACAACACCAGAGGTGGAAAACTTTGCAGAGGGTTCAGAAAAATCAGATGTGACTATACACAGTAATTCAGAAAATTCAGTAATTCAGTCTTCTGTTGCAAAGAATGCAAAATCAATCATGTCCGCCCATCAGTCCTCTACTGCAAATGTTATCTCCTGCAGCAACCTTAGAGATGACACTAAAGTTCTTTTAGAGCAAATTTCAGCAAAAAACCAACGCAGATCATCCCAGTCCAAGGAGACTCTTGCTGCACCCAATGAAGCAAAAGAGGGTGAGGTTAGCTCTGCAGATAAACTGTTCTCAAATTATTTGGGAAGGCCCTGGTCCTCCAAGGCTACACCAGAAGAACGGGATATGGTGCTACAGAAGATGGAGAAAATGCGGAAAGAGAGAAAGGTCTACAGCCGTTTTGAG GCCTCATAA